In one Sesamum indicum cultivar Zhongzhi No. 13 linkage group LG12, S_indicum_v1.0, whole genome shotgun sequence genomic region, the following are encoded:
- the LOC105175304 gene encoding LOW QUALITY PROTEIN: pyrophosphate--fructose 6-phosphate 1-phosphotransferase subunit beta (The sequence of the model RefSeq protein was modified relative to this genomic sequence to represent the inferred CDS: substituted 1 base at 1 genomic stop codon), protein MAAAVVANGDYAAAKTPSAGRYAAVYSEVQNSRLDHPLPLPSVLKNSFKVVDGPPSSAAGNPDEIAKLFPCLFGQPSADLVPADSSDSLPGRGLKIGVVLSGGQAPGGHNVISGIFDYLQDRCKGSTLYGFRGGPAGIMKCKYIVLTSEYIYPYRNQGGFDMICSGRDKIETPEQFKQAEETSVKLDLDGLVVIGGDDSNTNACLLAENFRSKNLKTRVIGCPKTIDGDLKCKEVPTSFGFDTACKIYAEMIGNVMIDARSTGKYYHFVRLMGRAASHITLECALQTHPNITLIGEEVAAQKQTLKNVTDYIADVICKRAELGYNYGVILIPEGLIDFIPEVKLYAAXIXXXXEILAHDIVDEAGLWKKKLTPQSLQLFDFLPPAIQDQLMLERDPHGNVQVAKIETEKMLIQMVETELDVRKQGATYKGQFKGQSHFFGYEGRCGLPSNFDATYCYALGYAAGALLHSGKTGLISSVGNLAAPVAEWIVGGTALTSLMDVERRHGKFKPVIKKAMVELEGAPFRKFVSMREDWALNNRYLNPGPIQFVGPTASKVNHTLLLELGAEA, encoded by the exons ATGGCTGCTGCTGTGGTTGCTAACGGTGATTACGCCGCCGCTAAAACTCCGTCTGCCGGCCGTTACGCTGCTGTTTACAGCGAAGTACAGAACAGCCGCCTCGATCATCCACTCCCCTTACCTTCTGTCCTCAAAAACTCCTTCAAAGTCGTCGACGGTCCTCCCAGCTCTGCTGCTGGGAATCCTG ATGAGATTGCAAAATTATTTCCTTGCCTCTTTGGACAACCATCAGCAGACTTGGTACCAGCAGATTCCAGTGATAGCTTGCCTGGTCGGGGCTTGAAGATTGGTGTGGTTTTATCTGGAGGCCAAGCTCCTGGAGGACACAATGTTATTTCTGGAATTTTTG ATTACTTGCAGGATCGTTGCAAAGGGAGCACATTATATGGATTCAGGGGTGGACCAGCTGGAATAATGAAGTGCAAATATATAGTATTGACCTCTGAGTACATCTATCCTTACAGAAATCAG GGTGGATTTGATATGATCTGCAGTGGGAGAGACAAAATTGAGACTCCGGAACAG TTTAAGCAAGCTGAAGAAACATCTGTTAAGCTTGATTTAGATGGCCTCGTTGTGATTGGTGGAGATGACTCCAACACAAATGCCTGCCTTCTGGCTGAAAATTTTAG GAGCAAAAACTTGAAAACTAGGGTTATTGGGTGTCCAAAGACCATTGATGGTGATCTAAAATGCAAGGAGGTTCCCACAAGTTTTGGTTTCGATACTGCATGCAAG ATATATGCTGAAATGATTGGTAATGTCATGATAGATGCTCGTTCAACTGGAAAATACTACCACT TTGTAAGACTTATGGGGCGTGCTGCTTCTCACATTACATTAGAGTGTGCTTTGCAAACTCATCCTAATATCACTCTTATTGGAGAAGAG GTTGCTGCACAGAAGCAGACCCTTAAAAATGTTACAGACTACATTGCTGATGTGATCTGCAAACGTGCAGAACTTGGTTATAATTATGGAGTCATACTCATACCAGAAGGACTTATAGATTTCATTCCCGAGGTAAAATTAT ATGCTGCATAAATCTNNNNNNNNNNTGAGATTTTGGCTCATGACATTGTCGATGAAGCTGGTctttggaaaaagaaactcaCCCCTCAATCTCTTCAGCTTTTTGACTTCCTGCCACCAGCAATCCAGGATCAGTTGATGCTAGAGAGAGATCCACACGGAAATGTCCAG GTTGCCAAAATTGAAACTGAGAAAATGCTCATTCAAATGGTTGAAACTGAGCTGGATGTGAGGAAGCAGGGAGCCACATACAAGGGTCAATTCAAAGGACAGTCTCACTTTTTTGG ATATGAGGGAAGGTGTGGTTTACCATCTAATTTTGATGCCACCTACTGCTATGCTTTGGGTTATGCTGCTGGTGCACTACTTCATAGTGGGAAAACTGGACTGATATCATCG GTAGGGAACTTGGCTGCTCCAGTGGCTGAATGGATTGTTGGTGGAACAGCACTCACTTCCCTAATGGATGTCGAGAGGAGACAtg GTAAATTCAAGCCTGTGATAAAGAAAGCCATGGTTGAGTTAGAAG GTGCCCCATTCAGGAAATTTGTATCCATGAGGGAGGATTGGGCTCTTAATAACCGATATCTCAATCCTG GTCCCATTCAATTTGTTGGCCCGACAGCTAGTAAAGTTAATCACACCTTACTTCTGGAACTTGGAGCTGAAGCATAA
- the LOC110013013 gene encoding probable transcription repressor OFP9, translating into MQTSREVKQKQKQLQTRGCRALCCARRLSVSSFAEDESSINSRRVESVSTISHAMVQERLEEMIRERQENTRARREETKFIVMVAMEKCSYDPRQDFRESIEQMILANRIEEAKDLRRLLNYYVTMNSEEFRGVILEKYSRIFNYQVNLTAARQLNEKQAIIETIMNV; encoded by the exons ATGCAGACAAGTAGAGAAGTGAAGCAGAAGCAGAAGCAGCTTCAAACTAGAGGATGCAGGGCACTCTGCTGTGCTCGTAGGCTTAGCGTGTCTTCATTTGCAGAGGACGAAAGCTCAATCAACTCACGTAGAGTTGAGAGTGTTTCGACTATATCACATGCAATGGTACAAGAAAGGCTGGAAGAAATGATCAGAGAAAGACAGGAAAATACAAGGGCAAGACGAGAAGAAACAAAGTTCATTGTGATGGTGGCGATGGAGAAGTGCTCTTATGATCCAAGACAGGATTTCAGAGAGTCCATTGAGCAGATGATTTTGGCCAACAGGATTGAGGAGGCTAAGGATTTGCGTCGACTCTTGAATTATTACGTGACAATGAATTCTGAGGAGTTTCGGGGAGTTATACTTGAG AAATATTCACgaattttcaattatcaaGTAAATCTGACAGCAGCCAGACAACTGAATGAAAAACAAGCTATAATAGAGACGATTATGAATGTCTAA
- the LOC105175305 gene encoding uncharacterized protein LOC105175305 isoform X1 — protein MGQIGEILGLRLQARVELERGATTLVELLAERMDGVGRSLRRPSLKERLGLKGLGCCGATWGVGPTTISVRDGDEEDGGPLSPPTEVINVAQEPIENAPAPPCVVVVQSPVPAGMNLAAALAAERQLRAVVDSDNGGAILTPRPNSNGERSPTPAPAITAPGTPSRVSLMRLLEETDGYDGEMNKKQEEDHREGSDSVCCVCMGRKKGAAFIPCGHTFCRVCSRELWLNRGSCPLCNRPILEILDIY, from the coding sequence ATGGGTCAGATAGGTGAAATCTTGGGGTTGAGGTTGCAGGCGAGGGTGGAATTAGAGAGAGGAGCAACAACATTGGTGGAGCTCTTGGCGGAGAGGATGGACGGGGTTGGTCGCTCGCTGAGAAGGCCGAGTCTGAAGGAACGGCTGGGATTGAAGGGTTTGGGTTGTTGTGGGGCGACGTGGGGCGTCGGCCCTACCACCATAAGCGTGAGGGATGGTGACGAAGAAGATGGAGGTCCGCTGAGCCCACCAACCGAGGTTATTAACGTGGCCCAGGAACCGATTGAAAATGCGCCAGCACCGCCGTGTGTGGTTGTGGTCCAATCTCCGGTGCCCGCAGGGATGAACTTGGCGGCGGCGTTGGCGGCTGAGAGACAGTTGAGGGCGGTGGTGGACTCGGACAACGGAGGAGCTATTCTCACACCAAGGCCCAATAGCAACGGCGAAAGAAGCCCGACTCCTGCGCCGGCAATAACCGCACCGGGGACACCGTCGAGAGTGTCGTTGATGAGATTGCTAGAGGAAACGGACGGCTACGATGGAGAGATGAACAAGAAACAGGAAGAAGATCATAGGGAAGGGAGTGATTCGGTGTGCTGCGTGTGCATGGGAAGGAAGAAGGGTGCAGCATTCATACCATGTGGGCACACTTTTTGCAGAGTGTGCTCTAGGGAGTTGTGGTTGAACCGAGGGTCTTGCCCCCTCTGCAACCGTCCAATTCTTGAGATTCTCGACATATACTGA
- the LOC105175305 gene encoding uncharacterized protein LOC105175305 isoform X2, with amino-acid sequence MDGVGRSLRRPSLKERLGLKGLGCCGATWGVGPTTISVRDGDEEDGGPLSPPTEVINVAQEPIENAPAPPCVVVVQSPVPAGMNLAAALAAERQLRAVVDSDNGGAILTPRPNSNGERSPTPAPAITAPGTPSRVSLMRLLEETDGYDGEMNKKQEEDHREGSDSVCCVCMGRKKGAAFIPCGHTFCRVCSRELWLNRGSCPLCNRPILEILDIY; translated from the coding sequence ATGGACGGGGTTGGTCGCTCGCTGAGAAGGCCGAGTCTGAAGGAACGGCTGGGATTGAAGGGTTTGGGTTGTTGTGGGGCGACGTGGGGCGTCGGCCCTACCACCATAAGCGTGAGGGATGGTGACGAAGAAGATGGAGGTCCGCTGAGCCCACCAACCGAGGTTATTAACGTGGCCCAGGAACCGATTGAAAATGCGCCAGCACCGCCGTGTGTGGTTGTGGTCCAATCTCCGGTGCCCGCAGGGATGAACTTGGCGGCGGCGTTGGCGGCTGAGAGACAGTTGAGGGCGGTGGTGGACTCGGACAACGGAGGAGCTATTCTCACACCAAGGCCCAATAGCAACGGCGAAAGAAGCCCGACTCCTGCGCCGGCAATAACCGCACCGGGGACACCGTCGAGAGTGTCGTTGATGAGATTGCTAGAGGAAACGGACGGCTACGATGGAGAGATGAACAAGAAACAGGAAGAAGATCATAGGGAAGGGAGTGATTCGGTGTGCTGCGTGTGCATGGGAAGGAAGAAGGGTGCAGCATTCATACCATGTGGGCACACTTTTTGCAGAGTGTGCTCTAGGGAGTTGTGGTTGAACCGAGGGTCTTGCCCCCTCTGCAACCGTCCAATTCTTGAGATTCTCGACATATACTGA